Proteins from a single region of Nitrososphaerota archaeon:
- a CDS encoding helix-turn-helix domain-containing protein — MFDVDLRLDHTLPFCGLSKMFPSVTFQRWCNLQVDILEFQASKVDDAEKLDSALREMLKGLGARLIRFNRYSPRNLEAVISCKCATDNSTVAKIEWAGCISVMPVSYHGGFEYCRLLAFTNDALSEAMAALSKVSKVEVERKSVVARESARGAITVPVDEFLGTLTKKQLSAFISALQMGYYEMPKGATIDEIALKQGMKRSTYEEHLRKAELKILQAVRPYARLAYVTSKESP; from the coding sequence GTGTTCGACGTCGATCTCAGGCTCGATCACACCCTCCCGTTCTGCGGCCTCTCCAAGATGTTCCCATCCGTGACCTTCCAGAGGTGGTGCAATCTCCAGGTCGATATCTTGGAGTTCCAGGCATCCAAGGTTGATGACGCCGAGAAGCTCGACTCAGCCCTGAGGGAGATGCTGAAGGGGCTCGGGGCGCGCCTCATCAGGTTCAACAGGTACTCGCCTAGGAACTTGGAGGCTGTCATCAGCTGCAAGTGCGCCACTGACAACTCTACTGTAGCCAAGATAGAGTGGGCAGGGTGCATCTCTGTGATGCCGGTCAGCTATCATGGCGGGTTCGAATACTGTCGCCTGCTGGCCTTCACCAACGACGCGCTGAGCGAGGCGATGGCCGCCCTTTCGAAGGTGTCCAAGGTGGAAGTGGAGCGGAAATCAGTGGTCGCCAGGGAGTCGGCGAGAGGGGCCATCACGGTCCCCGTGGATGAGTTTCTCGGTACTCTGACCAAGAAGCAACTGTCTGCGTTCATTTCGGCCCTCCAGATGGGATACTACGAGATGCCCAAAGGCGCTACCATAGACGAAATCGCCCTCAAACAGGGGATGAAGCGGTCCACCTATGAGGAGCATCTGCGGAAGGCAGAACTGAAGATACTTCAGGCCGTGAGGCCATACGCCCGCCTCGCCTACGTCACGTCAAAGGAAAGTCCCTGA
- a CDS encoding threonine/serine dehydratase encodes MEQGTFPHLREIEAAAERIAGVASRTPLVESPSLSRLTGREVYLKLECFQPIKVFKIRGAYNKISEVKESDVVAASSGNHGIAVAYSSKLLGKRCTIVVPETAVREKVEAIQDYGADVVRAGRFSEEREAKAKEIARATGAAFIHPFDDPEVVAGQGTCGMEISEQLSDFDSVLVPVGGGGLISGVATALKERGVSARVIGVEPKNAPKLTAALKANKVVNVPSQPSLADGLIPQALGSLALQACSRYVDSAIAVSEEWLLAATKAMVNTARIVAEPSGSAPLAPLLAKAPGLGDRVVLVVSGGNISLELLRKILEPPPSQQS; translated from the coding sequence ATGGAGCAGGGAACGTTCCCCCACCTTAGGGAGATAGAGGCAGCCGCCGAAAGGATCGCGGGAGTCGCCAGCAGGACCCCTCTGGTCGAATCTCCTTCGCTCTCACGCCTTACGGGGCGAGAGGTGTACCTCAAGTTGGAGTGCTTTCAGCCCATTAAGGTCTTCAAGATCAGGGGAGCTTACAACAAGATCTCTGAGGTAAAAGAAAGTGATGTTGTCGCAGCCTCTTCAGGGAATCACGGCATCGCAGTAGCCTATTCCTCAAAACTGCTCGGGAAGAGATGCACCATCGTAGTCCCCGAGACGGCGGTGAGGGAAAAGGTAGAGGCAATCCAGGACTACGGAGCAGACGTGGTGAGGGCGGGGCGGTTCAGCGAGGAACGCGAAGCGAAGGCGAAGGAGATAGCTAGGGCTACCGGAGCGGCTTTCATTCATCCCTTCGACGACCCAGAGGTGGTCGCCGGGCAGGGAACCTGCGGGATGGAGATTTCCGAGCAACTCAGCGACTTCGACTCGGTCCTCGTACCAGTGGGAGGAGGTGGCCTCATCTCGGGGGTCGCGACCGCCCTCAAGGAGAGAGGTGTTAGCGCGAGGGTAATCGGCGTCGAGCCAAAAAACGCCCCGAAGCTCACTGCCGCCCTGAAGGCGAACAAGGTGGTGAATGTCCCTTCCCAACCTTCCTTGGCAGATGGCCTCATACCCCAAGCTCTGGGGTCACTCGCCCTTCAGGCTTGTTCAAGGTACGTCGACTCCGCCATAGCAGTTTCAGAAGAGTGGTTACTCGCTGCCACCAAGGCCATGGTCAACACAGCCCGGATTGTCGCTGAGCCGTCGGGTTCCGCGCCGCTCGCCCCCCTTCTGGCCAAGGCGCCCGGCCTAGGAGACAGGGTGGTCTTGGTTGTCTCCGGCGGGAACATATCTCTGGAACTGTTGAGGAAGATCCTGGAGCCGCCACCCTCACAGCAATCGTAA
- a CDS encoding DUF1059 domain-containing protein, translating to MKCGFEVKGASSRDEVTQLAAVHAKLTHGMQSIPPDVAQKVSSSIRG from the coding sequence ATGAAGTGTGGCTTCGAAGTGAAAGGTGCCTCCTCCAGGGATGAAGTGACGCAACTGGCGGCGGTGCACGCTAAGCTGACGCACGGCATGCAGTCGATTCCGCCTGACGTGGCGCAGAAGGTCAGCTCATCCATCAGAGGTTGA
- a CDS encoding polymer-forming cytoskeletal protein, with product MSDFALRVERGQSVTLSDVDGDLVLEGGVVVPAAGVVTVRGDVHVRQRSVVKGSLEAESVMGDGDLQVEGDFEAEEVRLGDGASLEVRGNLKSESVDVPNQLEVGGRTDVSDMRVGGTAILSGEAAAENVKVGGTLKASSTLKAEDVKVGGTLEVKALVCEDVTVGGSLKAETIDAEGVKVGGTAQITGETRIEDLVVGGTAEVGSGTIEDARVGGTLSSSGGISFEDVDVGGRVSLASGKGGSISVGGTLEVSRDLVLDEDLDVGGTVKIGGDLKAEDISVGGGLEAASALAEGKLETGRDLLTIRGSKAEDVEIGRRGKVKGPIVGGRVRIRDNAIAEDIHAEDLWLGDKCSARDIYIRRGEIGNGCVVSGRVLYTEALRLGRGVSLTIQPEKVTELPNPPL from the coding sequence GTGAGCGACTTCGCACTGAGAGTCGAGCGTGGGCAGTCGGTTACACTATCAGACGTCGACGGCGACCTCGTCCTAGAAGGGGGGGTCGTCGTCCCGGCCGCAGGGGTCGTGACAGTCCGGGGTGACGTCCATGTAAGGCAGAGGTCGGTTGTGAAAGGGAGCCTGGAGGCCGAGTCGGTCATGGGGGACGGCGACCTGCAAGTGGAAGGAGACTTTGAAGCGGAGGAGGTTAGGCTGGGCGACGGTGCGAGCTTGGAGGTGAGAGGGAACCTGAAATCGGAGAGCGTTGACGTGCCCAACCAGCTGGAGGTCGGAGGAAGAACCGACGTCAGTGACATGCGCGTCGGAGGGACCGCCATCTTGTCAGGAGAAGCTGCGGCTGAGAATGTGAAGGTCGGAGGGACGCTGAAAGCTAGCTCAACGCTGAAGGCTGAAGACGTCAAAGTAGGAGGGACTCTTGAGGTGAAGGCTCTGGTCTGTGAAGATGTGACCGTCGGAGGGAGCCTGAAGGCAGAGACCATAGACGCGGAGGGGGTGAAAGTGGGCGGAACTGCCCAGATAACGGGAGAGACGAGAATCGAAGACCTGGTGGTCGGGGGGACGGCTGAGGTCGGAAGCGGCACCATAGAGGACGCCAGGGTCGGAGGAACCCTGAGCTCGTCAGGTGGAATCTCGTTCGAAGATGTGGACGTCGGCGGGCGCGTGTCGCTGGCGTCAGGGAAGGGCGGGAGCATATCGGTGGGAGGGACTCTGGAGGTCAGCCGCGACCTCGTCTTGGATGAGGACCTTGACGTGGGCGGCACGGTCAAGATAGGAGGAGACTTGAAGGCCGAAGACATCTCCGTCGGAGGGGGGCTCGAAGCCGCGAGCGCCCTCGCAGAAGGGAAACTTGAGACGGGACGAGACCTCCTCACAATCAGGGGGTCGAAGGCAGAGGATGTGGAGATAGGAAGGCGCGGGAAGGTGAAGGGACCGATAGTGGGCGGGAGGGTCAGGATCAGGGACAACGCGATAGCCGAGGACATTCATGCGGAGGACCTGTGGTTGGGAGACAAATGCTCTGCCCGGGACATCTACATCCGACGGGGCGAAATCGGGAACGGCTGCGTCGTGTCCGGGAGGGTGCTGTATACTGAGGCTCTTAGGCTTGGAAGAGGCGTAAGCCTGACCATTCAGCCTGAGAAGGTGACGGAACTCCCGAATCCGCCGCTATGA
- a CDS encoding type 1 glutamine amidotransferase — translation MSLSGRKVAILVESLYEDLEFWYPYYRLKEADAEITVLGTGSGVLYRGKHGLEAKPDMPVDQAKPDAFDAVIIPGGYAPDYMRRYPSLLGFVKEMHARGKVVAAICHAGWVLASAGLAKDLSMTCFSSIKEDVVNAGARYVDRPVVNDRNIITSRSPADLPAFCKEIIAALKSSRLSTAPARQS, via the coding sequence ATGTCGCTGTCAGGCAGAAAAGTAGCCATCTTGGTGGAAAGCCTCTACGAGGACCTCGAGTTCTGGTACCCTTACTACCGGCTGAAGGAGGCGGACGCGGAGATTACCGTGCTGGGGACAGGCTCGGGCGTGCTTTACAGAGGGAAACACGGCCTGGAAGCGAAACCTGACATGCCTGTCGACCAAGCAAAGCCCGACGCCTTCGACGCCGTAATCATCCCCGGAGGCTACGCCCCTGACTACATGAGGCGCTATCCTTCGCTCCTCGGTTTTGTGAAGGAGATGCACGCCAGAGGGAAGGTGGTAGCGGCCATCTGCCACGCTGGGTGGGTCCTCGCGTCAGCCGGGCTGGCCAAGGATCTTTCTATGACCTGCTTCAGCTCAATCAAGGAGGACGTGGTCAACGCCGGCGCCAGATACGTCGACCGACCCGTGGTGAACGACAGGAACATCATTACCTCGCGGTCCCCCGCGGACCTACCGGCGTTCTGCAAGGAGATAATCGCGGCCTTGAAGTCCTCCAGACTCTCCACTGCGCCTGCCCGCCAGAGCTAG
- a CDS encoding polyprenyl synthetase family protein has product MQTPDIVRWLKDYIGPVNSALEELCPPGGATPLERAAFDALSVGGKRVRGTLALLWCEMYSGDYKPAINLAAAYELAHASALIQDDIIDRSEMRRGEKSIGARYGLATALLASDLLLFNVPKMVARYENLESRRLARVLDLLGEACRATTWGEFIDMEMAGDGEASEGRYEEMIRLKTSSLLSAPCASGALVGGASDEGAALAERFGEEVGMAYQIQDDALDLVGDESELGKPVFTDMRGGKKSVVLMHCMDRCGSEDKAFIRGLMNRTGAYGKPEIERLRRLIRERGSLAYARKEVERHTEEAKRILGPTPEGTVRSRLLELTDYLAARYY; this is encoded by the coding sequence GTGCAGACTCCGGACATCGTTCGGTGGCTGAAGGACTATATCGGACCCGTCAATTCGGCCCTCGAAGAGTTGTGCCCGCCTGGAGGCGCCACCCCACTTGAGAGGGCAGCCTTCGACGCACTGTCCGTAGGCGGTAAGAGGGTCCGCGGTACCCTGGCGCTGCTCTGGTGCGAGATGTACTCGGGGGACTATAAGCCGGCTATCAACCTCGCGGCGGCCTATGAGCTCGCCCACGCAAGCGCCCTCATCCAAGATGACATCATCGACCGCTCCGAGATGCGGAGGGGGGAGAAATCGATAGGGGCGAGATATGGCCTTGCCACTGCGCTGCTTGCATCAGACCTGCTACTCTTCAACGTCCCGAAGATGGTCGCCAGGTATGAGAACCTAGAGAGCAGGAGGCTCGCGAGAGTCCTCGACCTGCTCGGAGAGGCGTGCAGGGCGACCACCTGGGGGGAGTTCATAGACATGGAGATGGCCGGCGACGGGGAGGCCTCGGAAGGGCGCTATGAAGAGATGATCAGGCTCAAGACATCCAGCCTGCTGAGCGCTCCCTGCGCCAGCGGGGCGCTGGTAGGAGGGGCGTCTGACGAGGGAGCGGCGCTAGCAGAGAGGTTCGGGGAGGAGGTGGGGATGGCCTACCAAATCCAGGACGATGCCCTTGACCTTGTTGGCGACGAGTCGGAGCTCGGGAAGCCTGTGTTTACGGACATGAGGGGCGGAAAGAAGAGCGTGGTCCTAATGCACTGCATGGATCGATGTGGGAGCGAGGACAAGGCGTTCATACGTGGCCTCATGAACCGGACAGGGGCCTACGGCAAGCCAGAGATAGAGAGACTGAGGCGACTTATCAGAGAGCGAGGTTCCCTCGCCTATGCACGGAAGGAGGTCGAGCGCCACACAGAAGAGGCGAAGCGCATCCTCGGCCCCACCCCAGAAGGCACCGTGAGGTCGCGCCTCCTTGAGCTGACGGACTACTTGGCAGCGAGATACTACTGA
- a CDS encoding class II aldolase/adducin family protein — MAKSLGSPEEIAQTIKRLYERGLVSGVGGNASVIVRPKEQVLITPAGFFKGGVASGDIVKVNLDGKVSGGGTPSSELPTHLLAYRLRGDICAIVHAHPPAAVGLVTAGLQIPVMTPEHAVMVRRLETVDFATPGAAGAAAVAESLKVCDVVGVRNHGFFSLGKDLHEAASRLEVLEESARVYLAGKLAGGVTGLTEVEQKRIRGAYGRE, encoded by the coding sequence TTGGCCAAGAGTTTAGGGTCGCCGGAGGAAATTGCCCAGACGATAAAGAGGCTTTACGAGCGCGGGCTTGTCTCTGGCGTAGGCGGGAACGCCAGCGTGATTGTCCGGCCGAAGGAGCAGGTCTTGATCACCCCAGCAGGGTTCTTCAAGGGCGGGGTCGCAAGTGGTGACATTGTAAAGGTGAACTTAGACGGGAAGGTGTCCGGAGGCGGCACCCCTTCGAGCGAACTTCCCACCCACCTCTTGGCCTACAGGCTGAGGGGCGACATCTGCGCCATCGTCCATGCCCACCCACCAGCCGCAGTGGGGCTCGTCACAGCTGGACTTCAGATACCGGTCATGACCCCCGAGCACGCAGTCATGGTCAGACGTCTGGAGACTGTTGACTTCGCCACCCCAGGAGCGGCTGGCGCGGCGGCCGTGGCCGAGAGCTTGAAGGTATGCGACGTGGTGGGGGTACGGAACCATGGCTTCTTCTCGCTCGGAAAAGACCTGCACGAAGCGGCGTCCAGGCTCGAGGTCCTCGAAGAGAGCGCCAGGGTTTACCTCGCGGGGAAGCTGGCCGGAGGCGTCACCGGGTTGACAGAGGTGGAGCAGAAGAGAATCAGAGGGGCGTACGGCCGCGAGTAG
- a CDS encoding MFS transporter: MGRARALAFTSLGHFINDGSVFLLPLIVDLLGSQHGATHFEQAILLFLFYFSSMASSVFVGRRADKTGAPGMLMAVGIACLGVGLIGFFATMIYTAGTELFTLALLFDSVMGFGSAFYHPLGGSILQSSFDRDNTGRALGLNGALGSVGRALYPLIYGAAVLMVTIPDSVAAFGLVGVVAAVLIWVGLGAARTGRKQEGREGQPLRRSLTRPMVILMIITFIRSAAIFGVAAYVQIFLTAQRGVGVGSLLGVLTAIYFAPAIVGQPLFGWLMDRVDHRLIMAVSAAGASTSIVGFVSAGGAMSYAFLSLFGFFAYTGFPVLLSLAADYAPAGASSLGNSLVWGLGTTGGNALGPLMVYALVLNDYGRLGATFEYMAVLALVSAVGAVLIPKPKERKSDPGTEVRLVERTA; the protein is encoded by the coding sequence CTGGGCAGGGCTAGAGCCCTAGCGTTCACCTCCCTCGGCCATTTCATAAACGACGGCTCGGTCTTCCTCCTTCCTCTGATCGTCGATCTTCTTGGAAGCCAGCACGGAGCCACACACTTTGAACAGGCAATTCTGCTCTTCTTGTTCTACTTCAGCTCGATGGCGTCCAGTGTTTTTGTCGGCAGGCGGGCAGACAAGACAGGGGCGCCCGGGATGTTGATGGCAGTCGGGATTGCGTGTCTGGGGGTGGGGCTGATCGGGTTCTTTGCTACAATGATCTACACGGCAGGCACCGAGCTCTTCACCCTGGCCCTGCTCTTCGACTCCGTCATGGGGTTCGGGAGCGCGTTCTATCATCCCCTAGGAGGGAGCATCCTGCAGTCCTCGTTCGACCGCGACAACACTGGAAGGGCCCTGGGCTTGAACGGGGCCCTGGGGAGCGTCGGCAGAGCGCTGTACCCGCTGATTTACGGGGCAGCAGTCTTGATGGTCACGATACCCGACTCGGTGGCGGCCTTTGGGCTTGTCGGTGTCGTTGCGGCGGTTCTCATATGGGTCGGACTCGGGGCGGCCAGGACGGGCAGGAAGCAGGAGGGACGAGAAGGTCAACCTCTCCGGAGGTCGCTCACCAGGCCGATGGTAATCCTGATGATAATCACCTTCATCAGGTCGGCGGCGATATTCGGGGTTGCCGCGTACGTACAGATATTCCTCACCGCCCAGAGGGGAGTGGGAGTAGGGTCCCTTCTTGGAGTCCTGACGGCTATCTACTTCGCTCCAGCCATCGTGGGGCAGCCTCTGTTCGGATGGCTCATGGACAGAGTCGACCATAGGCTGATTATGGCTGTATCAGCGGCCGGCGCCTCCACATCCATTGTGGGCTTCGTCAGCGCGGGTGGAGCCATGAGCTACGCCTTCCTCTCCCTCTTCGGATTCTTCGCGTACACAGGGTTTCCAGTACTGCTGTCCCTCGCGGCGGACTATGCGCCTGCTGGAGCCTCGAGCCTGGGCAACTCACTGGTCTGGGGGTTGGGGACCACAGGGGGGAATGCGCTGGGTCCCCTGATGGTATACGCGTTGGTGCTCAACGACTACGGCAGGCTCGGCGCTACCTTCGAGTATATGGCTGTCTTGGCGCTGGTTTCCGCTGTAGGCGCGGTTCTGATTCCGAAACCCAAGGAGAGAAAAAGCGATCCCGGGACAGAGGTGAGGCTCGTCGAGAGGACCGCGTGA
- a CDS encoding SET domain-containing protein-lysine N-methyltransferase produces MTRFKVGDAGPKGKGIFAARAIRRSEVVVRFQGKTKWIWNIPHDVWPYTIQVDYDRYIVPKKNGIEWYLNHSCEPTCVVSGMSVIAARDIRKWEELTFDYSTDVDWPGFRMKCRCGAPKCRKVVRAYRFLPKSLKEKYGTHVAPYLLRKHLKPPKAL; encoded by the coding sequence TTGACTCGCTTCAAGGTGGGAGACGCGGGGCCCAAAGGAAAGGGGATTTTCGCGGCGCGAGCCATCAGGCGTTCGGAGGTGGTGGTCAGGTTCCAGGGGAAGACGAAGTGGATTTGGAACATACCACATGACGTGTGGCCATACACTATACAGGTCGACTACGACAGATACATCGTGCCGAAGAAGAACGGAATCGAATGGTATCTGAACCACTCCTGCGAGCCCACCTGTGTGGTCTCGGGCATGTCAGTCATAGCCGCCAGGGATATCCGGAAGTGGGAGGAACTGACATTTGACTACTCCACCGACGTGGACTGGCCCGGTTTCAGGATGAAGTGCAGGTGCGGCGCACCGAAATGCAGGAAGGTGGTCAGAGCATACCGTTTTCTTCCGAAGAGCCTGAAGGAGAAGTACGGGACGCACGTCGCTCCGTACCTCTTACGGAAGCATCTGAAGCCCCCGAAGGCGCTTTGA
- a CDS encoding MFS transporter, translated as MTALRGGFQVDNQKQGVLGVSRVLLLNRNIRVIAVTGLVSGVYIGMLNFALQLFPLSIGLGIPAIGILQAVGSRFSGAGATFIQPLAGHYSDLHSRKGSIMLGSATTVASMLCFVGTALTGNRYLVLVAFILYGVSIMGSPASQAMVAESVALDPHKMDVAYSLVFFLGTVPGVVSPALAGSVAGTTGYLAIFAAAALLESLDLFLYWRELSETKHTMTAEPEQGPRFSLREAFTFPRSAWGYYGALATDAFAFGISSNIIYAMAQDQFHFSPQEIGLLVAVWYLAMLASQYPATRLLIRLGPKKTLIASEALGTVLMTGWMFSNSLSEFLVFSVVFGVSVTTWVPGVSSLLMTHAPPKTRGGVGGKVAAFRGLVAFPAPIIGGFLYQYLGYDAPILASLVGTLVCVALMFRFLPERPRVPIRGGKGP; from the coding sequence TTGACCGCCCTTCGCGGCGGCTTCCAAGTGGACAACCAGAAGCAGGGCGTGCTCGGCGTCTCCCGTGTGCTGTTGCTGAACAGGAACATCAGGGTAATCGCGGTCACCGGTCTAGTCTCTGGGGTCTACATCGGCATGCTCAACTTTGCCCTCCAGCTCTTCCCCCTATCCATCGGGCTCGGAATTCCAGCCATTGGGATTCTCCAGGCTGTGGGAAGCCGCTTCTCGGGCGCAGGTGCAACTTTCATCCAGCCTCTCGCCGGCCACTACTCTGACCTCCACAGCAGAAAGGGCTCGATTATGCTGGGAAGCGCGACTACAGTAGCATCCATGCTATGCTTCGTGGGGACCGCGTTAACTGGGAACCGGTATCTGGTCCTCGTTGCGTTCATCCTCTACGGCGTGTCGATTATGGGAAGCCCCGCATCACAGGCCATGGTTGCAGAGTCGGTCGCCCTCGACCCCCACAAGATGGACGTCGCCTACAGCTTGGTGTTCTTCCTGGGGACTGTCCCCGGCGTGGTGTCCCCTGCCCTGGCGGGCTCGGTGGCTGGAACCACTGGTTACCTGGCAATCTTCGCCGCGGCCGCGCTTCTCGAGTCACTGGACCTTTTTCTCTACTGGAGGGAACTCTCGGAGACGAAGCACACCATGACCGCTGAGCCCGAACAGGGTCCGAGATTCTCGCTCAGAGAGGCGTTCACGTTCCCAAGGTCGGCATGGGGATACTACGGCGCGCTCGCAACCGATGCCTTCGCCTTCGGCATCAGCTCCAACATCATCTATGCCATGGCCCAAGATCAGTTCCACTTCTCCCCACAAGAGATAGGTCTCCTGGTGGCAGTGTGGTACCTGGCCATGCTGGCTTCACAATACCCTGCCACTCGGCTCCTGATCCGGCTCGGGCCGAAGAAGACTCTGATAGCCTCCGAAGCCCTTGGAACCGTGCTGATGACTGGCTGGATGTTCTCGAACAGCCTTTCCGAGTTCCTAGTCTTCTCCGTCGTCTTCGGGGTCTCGGTCACCACCTGGGTCCCGGGGGTCTCCTCCCTCCTGATGACCCACGCCCCACCGAAGACTCGAGGAGGGGTTGGGGGGAAGGTGGCAGCCTTTAGGGGGCTGGTCGCCTTCCCAGCGCCGATAATCGGGGGGTTCCTCTACCAGTATCTGGGCTACGATGCCCCCATATTGGCAAGTCTCGTCGGGACGCTGGTCTGCGTCGCGTTGATGTTCCGGTTCCTCCCTGAGCGCCCGAGAGTGCCCATTCGAGGAGGTAAAGGTCCTTGA
- the dph2 gene encoding diphthamide biosynthesis enzyme Dph2 translates to MKIDENKVFRIIETKNPKVILVNAPGGLLRQTKELMERVRERYGVTAILSGDSCFGICDTVDDEVGKLQADLALHIGHNAAIERAGEYTYLIDAVDDVEFAGVIEKATKALAPYRRVGLATFSQHLHQLRPVREALEARGFQVRVGKGNKLMLEGQVFGCDFSTAFPIRDEVDAFALLGESEFHAVGLALATGKPTFMLDPYMEEVTDMKEAAEERLKKAILAVYKARDARVFGVITGLKEGQKMLGRSRWISKRLEMNGRKVIQLAMSEVTAERLAPHREIEAFVQTACPRISIDGFTFDRPVLSIPQADALVALIEGREMGEFLERAKWIELTVGLIKK, encoded by the coding sequence GTGAAAATCGATGAAAACAAGGTATTCAGGATAATCGAGACCAAGAATCCCAAGGTGATTCTGGTCAACGCCCCCGGGGGTCTGCTGAGGCAGACCAAGGAGCTGATGGAGCGGGTGAGAGAGAGATATGGTGTGACTGCCATTCTGTCGGGAGACAGCTGTTTCGGCATCTGTGACACTGTCGACGATGAAGTGGGAAAACTTCAAGCGGATTTGGCGTTACATATTGGGCACAACGCGGCTATCGAACGGGCCGGCGAGTACACTTACCTGATTGATGCCGTTGACGACGTGGAGTTCGCTGGAGTGATAGAGAAGGCCACGAAAGCTCTCGCCCCCTACAGGCGCGTAGGGCTAGCCACGTTCAGCCAGCACCTCCATCAGCTCCGCCCCGTGAGGGAGGCCCTGGAGGCCAGGGGATTCCAGGTCAGGGTAGGGAAGGGCAACAAGCTAATGCTTGAAGGGCAAGTCTTCGGCTGCGACTTCTCCACCGCATTCCCGATCCGGGACGAAGTGGACGCGTTCGCCCTCCTAGGGGAGAGCGAATTCCACGCGGTGGGGCTGGCGCTGGCGACAGGGAAACCCACCTTCATGCTGGACCCATACATGGAAGAGGTGACCGACATGAAGGAGGCTGCAGAGGAGAGGTTGAAGAAGGCGATACTCGCAGTTTACAAGGCCAGGGACGCGAGGGTCTTCGGAGTCATCACCGGGCTGAAGGAGGGACAGAAGATGCTCGGGAGGAGCAGGTGGATATCAAAGCGACTCGAAATGAACGGGAGAAAGGTAATCCAATTAGCTATGAGCGAGGTGACCGCCGAGCGACTTGCACCGCACCGGGAGATAGAGGCGTTCGTCCAGACAGCGTGCCCGCGGATTTCCATTGATGGGTTCACCTTCGACAGGCCGGTCCTTTCGATCCCCCAGGCGGACGCACTAGTTGCGCTTATTGAGGGGAGGGAAATGGGGGAGTTCCTTGAGCGCGCGAAGTGGATTGAGCTCACGGTGGGGCTGATTAAGAAATGA
- a CDS encoding exosome complex RNA-binding protein Csl4: MKEAKRVQGVLPGDRLAVSEEFLPGSHTYDSSGLIRSLTAGSVVKDAKSMEISVKPAAEPELFRVDDWVTGQVEATQANSANVHIFFHNGKPNHKDFSGMLSLRGLSGGGRGERGARRTTPVKSGDIVRCRVFSLVNGIIHLNIDEPDMGVVSALCGICGKPLQRGSATKVKCDECGNVEDRKRTRDFGTVPIEP, encoded by the coding sequence ATGAAAGAGGCAAAGAGGGTCCAGGGGGTCCTCCCGGGAGACAGGCTGGCGGTGTCTGAGGAGTTCCTCCCAGGCTCCCACACCTACGACTCTTCGGGGCTAATCAGATCCTTGACGGCGGGGTCTGTGGTGAAGGACGCAAAGAGCATGGAGATATCGGTTAAGCCGGCAGCGGAGCCCGAACTGTTCAGGGTGGACGATTGGGTCACCGGACAGGTAGAGGCAACCCAGGCGAACTCGGCCAATGTGCATATCTTCTTCCATAACGGAAAGCCCAACCACAAGGACTTCTCCGGGATGCTCTCGCTCAGGGGGTTGTCTGGGGGCGGGAGGGGGGAGAGAGGGGCAAGGAGGACGACCCCGGTGAAGTCGGGGGACATAGTCAGGTGCAGGGTGTTCAGCCTGGTCAATGGTATCATCCACCTCAACATCGACGAGCCAGACATGGGGGTGGTGTCAGCGCTCTGCGGCATCTGTGGGAAGCCCCTCCAAAGGGGGAGCGCGACGAAGGTGAAGTGCGACGAGTGCGGCAACGTCGAGGATAGGAAGCGGACAAGGGATTTCGGGACCGTTCCGATAGAGCCTTAG
- a CDS encoding transcription factor S, with protein MKFCPKCGTRLKLKEDKSAKGVKTLTFLCENCGWKDPKAGKTVTQATEEELSATPQIKVVGEREEKLNSLPTTKIECPKCGHNEAFWWFLQTRSGDEPPTQFYRCVKCNHTWRSYS; from the coding sequence CTGAAGTTCTGTCCCAAATGCGGAACCAGACTCAAGCTCAAGGAAGACAAGAGCGCTAAAGGTGTAAAGACGCTAACGTTTCTCTGCGAGAATTGTGGTTGGAAAGACCCGAAAGCCGGTAAGACCGTGACCCAGGCGACCGAGGAAGAACTGTCAGCCACGCCGCAGATTAAGGTGGTCGGGGAGAGAGAGGAGAAGCTCAACTCTCTTCCCACGACAAAGATAGAGTGCCCGAAGTGCGGTCACAACGAAGCGTTCTGGTGGTTCCTTCAGACGAGGAGCGGAGACGAACCTCCGACCCAGTTCTACCGCTGTGTGAAATGCAACCACACGTGGAGATCATACAGCTGA